GGCTGGCTCATGTTCGGCTCGGTGCTCCGGTTCTACCGGCAGTCGACGACGATCGACCCGCTTACTCTTAGGCCGGAGTCGCTCGTCGATTCCGGGCCCAACCGGCTCACGCGCAATCCCATGTACCTCGGCATCGCAGGCACGCTGCTCGCCCATGCGATCGCCCGGGGTTCGGTGAGGGCGCTCGTCCCTGTGGCCCTCTTCGTTGTGGTGATCGACCGTCTCCAGATCGCGCCCGAGGAATCCGCCATGCGGGAGAGGTTCGGCGCTGAGTACGACCGGTACGTGGAGCGGACGCCTCGATGGCTGGGGCTGAGGAGCCTGCGCGCCCGGTTGTGACGGATCCCAGCGCCCCGGTAGGGCCGATTCGCGCGCAGCTCTGAGCTGGCGTGGGCGTACCCCAGCCTGCTCAGCCATGGAAGGATGGAGAGGGACGATGGGGGCTTCAATGGTGACCAGGGATGACATCCGCGAGGCGCGGTTGAGGGCGGCGCAGTCACATGCTGCGCTGCTCGGAGACAGAAGCGCGTGCGTCATGGCGAAGAACGGGACGTCCTTCCCTGCGGGCAAGTACTGGGAGGGGCAGACGGCCGCCCTTGGCGAGCTCATGCGATCGCCGGGCGATGATCTTGGTGTCGAGGCCGCCCGCCTTCGGGAGGTGTGGCGTGCGCGGCCCGTCCCCGGAGACCCGAGGGAAGCCGAGAGCTACCGGGCTGGTGGGCTGGATGCGCTCGCGGCGTTCGCCGACTGAGCCGCGCCGATCATTCGCCGGTGCGGGCTGTAGGGGCGTCCGTGCGCGCCGGGTCGAGGCCCCTCCGCAGGAGCTCGTCCCGTGCCCGGTCGAGCCCG
This is a stretch of genomic DNA from Flaviflexus salsibiostraticola. It encodes these proteins:
- a CDS encoding methyltransferase family protein encodes the protein MDGDRRGAARGAPGMAKDLLRAGAWIVVEGTASHIKRNHPDGAARGGRVPPAVWGAVAFGMQIAVGGAVPLTRLRALAASAAAGASGWLMFGSVLRFYRQSTTIDPLTLRPESLVDSGPNRLTRNPMYLGIAGTLLAHAIARGSVRALVPVALFVVVIDRLQIAPEESAMRERFGAEYDRYVERTPRWLGLRSLRARL